The following proteins are encoded in a genomic region of Dermatophagoides farinae isolate YC_2012a chromosome 8, ASM2471394v1, whole genome shotgun sequence:
- the LOC124495800 gene encoding uncharacterized protein LOC124495800, which translates to MNEENFQSDQDHHNQFNGESNESSNFDFKISTGIIKSSQFFMINLLNIERKWIPILAVIDPSSENSNVNKILLDTLVVDKFYSSNQAQIFISIGWLIGPLSINVVKDNEAPMMVLSLAGLKKFSITSHQYFKQTINQIFDESLIDSSNGVESDPNNDEESVSFISNGRLHINVEPYKRMKTENTLKNNVQKLIDKFIKFELLIENELPLISPYEILFEWKDCKQISSKYLCFNQNLEIYSDWKQALDEKIIPTDQPFEDLLIFEIIATTYDTNVKTKLNYLLVKFLPSDFYLILPIELKSLISKHFWKFVQQKKQTTFF; encoded by the coding sequence atgaatgaagaaaattttcaatccgatcaagatcatcataatcaatttaatggtgaatcaaatgaatcatcaaattttgattttaaaatttctaCTGGCATTATTAaatcatcacaattttttatgattaatttgttgaacattgaaagaaaatggaTCCCAATATTAGCAGTAATTGATCCTTCCAGTGAAAATTCCaatgtgaataaaatattGCTTGATACGCTTGTGGTggataaattttattcatcaaatcaagcacaaatttttatttccattggCTGGCTTATTGGcccattatcaatcaatgtcGTAAAAGACAATGAAGCGCCGATGATGGTTTTATCATTGGCCGggttaaaaaaattttccatcaccTCTCACCAATACTTCAAACAAACCATTAATCAAATCTTTGATGAATCATTAATCGATTCATCAAATGGTGTCGAATCGGAtccaaacaatgatgaagaatcagtttcattcatatcaaaTGGTCGGCTTCATATCAATGTTGAACCAtataaaagaatgaaaacgGAAAATACTTTAAAGAATAATGtgcaaaaattgattgataaattcataaaatttgaattattaattgaaaatgaattgccATTAATCTCACCGTACgaaattttattcgaatGGAAAGATTGTAAACAAATTTCATCCAAATATTTatgtttcaatcaaaatttggaAATTTATTCAGATTGGAAGCAAGCgcttgatgaaaaaatcattcccACTGATCAACCATTTGAAGATCTGTTGATCTTTGAAATTATTGCAACAACTTACGATACAAatgtcaaaacaaaattgaattatttgttgGTTAAATTTTTGCCATCAGATTTTTATCTGATTTTACCAATcgaattgaaatcattaatAAGCAAGcatttttggaaatttgtacagcaaaaaaaacagaccaCCTTTTTTTGA
- the Sin3A gene encoding SIN3 transcription regulator family member A, producing MNTANVTANSIVNVGAVGATQPPLTANITTIKTHQPTALLHQPNTISLPATIITAATNETTSRLNNTSTSNQTPPTQQQPTSATVTSNHGIQIQTVNAVANTTSIMHPVTITGVTTAGPSSVVCTATILPTGATVSTAGGHPQVTAIPVGPNTVLKAQPTMATIPIGQRFQATNVAIGTSAGPPPPTGTPINALFIHQDPVTAQKNLLNSSAHTNMVTTSNHPHQQSHATIQQNSTTTATVINTSNVSVTGVPGTTTVTLQPISSHSNSQQHHTTAPIFVQTGPNTNPNSNTATPNSAIFHQIGQHHPNSSSQPTPSSQPQQPTNLSTINLSTSSVQPSSQPSATTPSQSAPQQFQRLKVEDALSYLDQVKFKFNDRPQVYNDFLDIMKEFKSQSIDTPGVIQRVSNLFKGHPELIVGFNTFLPPGYKIEIHSNDQVNVSMPNSTNVVLMSNTPITPSTHQQQSISAATTPVGHAIVASSQNIHQIPSNLVRSPSIASSNQSLHHGGPPSHHSLNTFVNSVPPRNETTNLASLSSATALPHSTSQNASSFNQNRIESTTSHNHRSSSGHIDSNSRGQTASIHHQLANAGQQNVGSVPGSGPVEFNHAINYVNKIKNRFLDQPEIYKQFLDILQSYQKEQDNSGQKILTESEVFSKVSKLFENQPDLLQEFSQFLPDAHNSSGSSTVGAVGPHTLHQNQATNATSHHHQHHHMNNNNNNNNVINSSSSYSIQNSANSTTSSMNQYSQHHQANLEHSSSNYTHQPSSQTIPISHEQHNSMTSKKTISVINTNSVLPNRTSIANTNTPNAFPNTFHRTPKRSISNNQIEQSNSTHVTFKRSKLAPFRESATSEAGKYMGDLVEYAFFDKLRLAMNSPYNYETFLRCLILFNNEIVNRSELAQLVHPLFSQCPDLYKRFKEMLNIKEGSLAMNSVNLQNHNLYYNLYNNPYMNNLSNSSYHTNSYANSSIGHLEGLSNRIASFRDRRDNEFAEVDFASCKRYGVSYRTIPKSSAKQECSGRTPLCREVLNDTLASFPSWSEDSTFVSSRKTQYEEYVYRCEDERYELDLIIETNLSTIRVLESVQRKMEIMSPEEKSNFKLDDTLGGSSHVIHINSIRRIYGENSVNVIEGIKNSPANVIPLVLRRLISKDEEWRDAQKQFNRNWREQNEKYYLKSLDHQGISFKQNDIKFLRSKSLLTEIENIAEERSDQNEQQSSQNEQWSSQHSTSNGNMNDTCQSDDRKSDTLQMPHMIFVYPDKSMIDVACNLIIHHVKRQTSIHKEDKRKIKQLMRHFIPDLFATPRGELSDDEIEDEPKNEKTKTLLENIKLEKDSDLNKNEKVEIKPQPMFNSNPDEEYSLFFVNNFWYLFFRLHNILCERLSKMHKRAQQIAAEEVKENQTRNSSPSILLRLRNNLNVKVENYFATLVDMIKQVLDGNLDSTQYEDNLREMFSIHAYIAFTLDKVVQNIVRQFQHIVVDDCSQQCTELYLEACKSGSAGGLCITAHQRAEAEYLYQKNIEQIIPDDNRYKIVIYKGEGKITIDLLESNDDEDEDSTNDGDEDSNIPQSSRTLRSTTKNMSAKEREKCLMNEQQKVNELVVEKFRTNPPFLKKYVRKHKGSFDPITQMNSDSNEVEQQSPKPNEESNSTSNSSDKETNTNRPNSTNDEKMANKNTISDTNQSTITTRGDDENQLSTTNTSTNNDKDKTKNTTEANNECEFDIHRFKSLIFVQNETVLYRKNIDKPRMSHKKISQSKFKRFNKWYSDWVDANCTESNKYKYEKWLLEQDTTDFRLNQSDNEDNDKTSNDNNNNNDDDKNANYNDDQDQKQPLIEKKSNIDIKLEKEVSNNDVNKQAKNDENLKTEISVKISEQTTTSSSIEQQQQASITTTMTTINVIDSTKKSSNEDSTNGTRSESNKVIQKVKFDSESVIPYRIYYKYLFKS from the exons ATGAATACAGCAAATGTGACGGCCAATAGTATCGTCAATGTTGGTGCTGTTGGTGCAACACAACCACCATTAACAGCCAATATAACGACGATAAAAACGCATCAACCTACCGCACTTTTACATCAACCAAATACCATTTCATTACCAGCCACAATTATTACAGCGGccacaaatgaaacaacatcAAGGCTCAATAATACATCAACATCGAATCAAACACCACCgactcaacaacaaccaacatcGGCAACAGTAACATCAAATCATggtattcaaattcaaactgTAAATGCTGTAGCAAATACGACATCTATAATGCATCCTGTGACAATCACAGGTGTTACAACCGCTGGTCCATCATCGGTAGTTTGTACGGCAACCATTTTACCTACTGGAGCCACAGTTAGTACCGCTGGCGGTCATCCACAAGTTACCGCAATTCCTGTTGGACCGAATACTGTTCTAAAAGCTCAACCTACCATGGCCACAATACCAATTGGACAAAGATTTCAAGCTACTAATGTTGCCATTGGTACTTCCGCTGgtccaccaccacccacTGGTACACCAATTAATgctttattcattcatcaagaCCCAGTTACTGCACAGAAGAATCTTTTGAATAGTTCTGCTCATACGAATATGGTAACGACATCGAATCATCCTCATCAGCAATCACATGCAACCATTCAACAGAATTCAACTACGACAGCGACTGTAATCAATACAAGTAATGTTTCAGTGACCGGTGTGCCTGGTACAACAACGGTTACTTTGCAGCCAATTTCATCACATTCAAACAGTCAACAACATCATACGACTGCTCCCATATTTGTCCAAACTGGTCCAAATACTAATCCAAATTCGAATACAGCAACGCCGAATAGTGCCATTTTCCATCAAATAGGTCAACATCATCCAAATTCGTCATCACAACCTACACCGTCATCtcaaccacaacaaccaacaaatCTATCGACGATTAATTTATCTACCTCTTCAGTGCAACCTTCGTCTCAGCCATCGGCAACAACGCCATCCCAATCGGCACCGCAACAATTTCAGAGATTGAAAGTTGAAGATGCACTTTCCTATTTGGATCAagtaaaattcaaattcaatgatagaCCACAAgtatataatgattttttggacataatgaaagaatttaaatctcaatcgatcgatactCCCGGCGTTATACAACGTGTTTCAAACCTTTTCAAAGGTCATCCAGAATTGATTGTCGGATTCAATACATTTTTACCTCCGGGTTATAAGATCgagattcattcaaatgatcagGTGAATGTATCGATGCCAAATTCAACCAATGTTGTTTTAATGTCAAATACCCCAATAACACCATCGAcgcatcaacaacaatcgatatcAGCTGCTACAACTCCTGTTGGTCATGCAATTGTTGCTTCAAgccaaaatattcatcagaTACCAAGCAATTTAGTTAGAAGTCCTTCGATAGCATCTTCAAACCAAAGCCTCCATCATGGTGGCCCGCCCAGTCATCATTCACTTAATACGTTTGTGAATTCTGTTCCACCgcgaaatgaaacaacaaacttggcatcattatcatcggcAACGGCCTTACCACATTCAACAAGCCAGAATGCTTCTTCATTCAACCAAAATCGTATTGAATCGACAACAAGTcacaatcatcgatcatcatctggacatattgattcaaattctcGCGGTCAAACTGCGAGCATACATCATCAACTAGCTAATGCTGGACAACAAAATGTCGGTAGTGTACCTGGAAGTGGACCGGTCGAATTTAATCATGCTATTAATTATGTCAATAAGATTAAAAATCGTTTTCTTGATCAGCCAGAAATatacaaacaatttttagaCATATTACAAAGTTATCAAAAAGAACAGGATAATTCTGGGCAAAAAATTCTAACAGAATCAGAAGTATTTAGCAAAGTTTCTAAATTGTTTGAGAATCAGCCTGATTTATTGCAAGAATTCAGTCAATTTTTGCCCGATGCTCACAATTCAAGCGGCAGCAGTACTGTTGGAGCTGTTGGTCCACATACGTTACATCAAAATCAAGCTACAAACGCCacttctcatcatcatcaacatcatcatatgaacaacaataataataataataatgtaattaattcttcttcatcatataGCATTCAAAATTCTGCGAATtcgacaacatcatcaatgaatcaatataGCCAACATCATCAAGCTAATCTAGAACATAGTAGCTCAAATTATACCCATCAACCATCCAGCCAAACAATTCCTATCAGTCACGAACAACATAATTCGATGacatcgaaaaaaacaattagcGTAATCAATACCAATTCTGTTCTTCCAAATCGAACTTCAATTGCGAATACAAATACACCGAATGCTTTTCCAAACACGTTTCATCGTACGCCTAAGCGCTCaatatcaaacaatcaaatcgaacAATCGAATTCCACACATGTAACGTTTAAG CGTTCCAAATTGGCACCATTTCGTGAATCAGCTACGTCTGAAGCTGGAAAATATATGGGAGATCTTGTTGAATATGCTTTCTTTGATAag TTACGATTGGCAATGAATTCTCCATACAATTATGAAACATTCTTacgttgtttgattttgttcaaCAATGAAATCGTAAATCGTTCTGAGCTTGCCCAACTTGTTCATCCATTGTTTTCACAATGTCCAGATTTATATAAACGTTTCAAAGAAATGTTAAACATCAAAGAAGGAAGTTTAGCAATGAATTCTGTTAATCTCCAGAACCATAATCTCTACTATAATTTGTACAATAATCCATACATGAATAACTTGAGTaattcatcatatcataCGAATTCGTATGCTAACAGTAGTATAGGCCATTTGGAAGGTCTCAGTAATCGCATTGCATCATTTCGTGATCGTCGAGATAATGAATTTGCTGAGGTGGATTTTGCTTCTTGTAAACGTTATGGTGTATCATATCGAACCATACCAAAATCCAGTGCTAAACAAGAATGTTCTGGTCGTACACCACTTTGTCGTGAAGTATTGAATGATACACTTGCATCATTTCCTTCATGGTCTGAAGATTCCACATTTGTGTCATCACGAAAAACTCAATATGAAGAATATGTTTATCGTTGTGAAGATGAACGATATGAACTTGATCTCATTATCGAAACAAATCTTTCGACCATTAGAGTTTTAGAATCcgttcaaagaaaaatggaaataatgtCTCCCGAAGAAAAGAGTAATTTCAAACTTGATGATACTCTGGGTGGTAGTTCGCATGTTATTCACATAAATTCTATACGTCGAATTTATGGTGAAAATTCTGTCAACGTCATTGAAG GAATCAAAAATTCTCCTGCAAATGTCATACCATTGGTTTTACGGCGTCTTATATCAAAAGATGAAGAATGGAGAGACgcacaaaaacaatttaatcgAAATTGGAgagaacaaaatgaaaaatattatttaaaatcattggaTCATCAAGGGATCAGCTTCAAGCAGAATGATATTAAATTTTTAcgatcaaaatcattgttAACCGAAATCGAAAATATTGCCGAAGAACGAAGTGaccaaaatgaacaacaatcttCACAAAACGAACAATGGTCATCACAACATTCAACTAGTAACGGTAACATGAATGATACATGTCAATCAGATGATCGAAAATCCGACACACTGCAAATGCCACacatgatttttgtttatcctgataaatcaatgataGATGTCGCCTGTAAtctaatcattcatcatgtgAAGCGTCAAACTTCGATACATAAAGAAGATAAGCGTAAAATAAAGCAATTAATGAGGCATTTTATTCCAGACCTATTTGCCACACCGCGTGGTGAATTAtccgatgatgaaattgaagatgagcctaaaaacgaaaaaactaaaactCTTCTTG aaaacaTCAAATTGGAAAAAGACAGTGATTTGaacaagaatgaaaaagttGAAATCAAACCACAGCCAATGTTTAATTCAAATCCAGATGAAGagtattcattatttttcgtCAACAATTTTTGGTATTTGTTTTTCCGGTTACATAACATTCTCTGTGAACGACTGAGCAAGATGCATAAACGTGCTCAACAGATTGCCGCTGAAGAGGTTAAAGAAAATCAAACTCGAAATTCATCGCCATCGATATTACTTCGATTACGAAATAATC TTAATGTAaaagttgaaaattattttgccACTTTGGTTGATATGATCAAACAAGTACTTGATGGAAATCTTGATTCGACCCAATATGAAGATAACCTGAGAGAAATGTTTAGTATTCATGCATACATTGCCTTTACTTTGGACAAAGTTGTACAAAATATTGTCCGACAG TTTCAACATATCgtcgttgatgattgtagTCAACAATGTACAGAATTATATCTTGAAGCTTGTAAATCAGGATCAGCTGGCGGATTATGTATTACTGCTCATCAACGAGCCGAAGCTGAGTATTTATATCAGAAAAATATCGAACAAATAATTCCTGATGATAATCGTTATAAAATTGTAATATATAAAGGTGAAGGTAAAATTACCATTGATTTATTAGAATCAAACGATGACGAAGATGAAGATTCAACCaacgatggtgatgaagatTCAAATATACCTCAATCGTCGCGTACATTACgatcaacaacgaaaaacatGTCTGctaaagaaagagaaaaatgtttaatgaatgaacaacaaaaagtgaatgaattggTAGTGGAAAAATTTCGTACAAATCCAccttttttgaaaaaatatgtcCGTAAACATAAGGGATCATTTGATCCTATTACCCAAATGAATAGCGATTCTAATGAAGTTGAGCAACAATCTCCGAAACCAAATGAAGAAAGCAATTCAACTAGCAACAGTTCTGATAAGGAAACAAATACTAATCGTCCAAATAGTAcgaatgatgagaaaatggCGAATAAAAATACGATATCGGACACTAACCAAtccaccattaccaccagaggtgatgatgaaaatcaattgtcAACGACCAATACTTCtactaataatgataaagataAGACGAAAAATACGACGGAAGCcaataatgaatgtgaatttgaCATACATCGTTTCAAATCATTAATATTCGTTCAAAATGAAACTGTACTATACCGgaaaaatatcgataaaCCAAGAATg agtcATAAGAAGATATCACAATCGAAATTTAAACGATTCAATAAATGGTATTCAGATTGGGTCGATGCTAATTGTACCGAAAGTAATAAAtacaaatatgaaaaatggtTACTCGAACAGGACACGACTGATTTCCGTTTAAATCAATCAGATAACGAAGACAACGATAAAACtagtaatgataataataataataatgatgatgataaaaatgccAACTATAACGATGATCAAGATCAAAAGCAACctttaatagaaaaaaaatcaaatattgatataaaattggaaaaagaagTGAGCAATAATGATGTAAATAAGCAAgctaaaaatgatgaaaatttaaaaacgGAAATATCGGTTAAAATTTCCGAACAAacgacaacatcatcatccattgaacagcaacaacaagcaTCGATAACTACTACTATGACCACAATCAATGTGattgattcaacaaaaaaatcatccaatGAAGATTCAACCAACGGTACGAGATCTGAATCAAATAAAGTGATTCAAAAAGTCAAATTTGATTCTGAATCAGTGATACCATATCGTATATATTATAAATATCTATTTAAATCTTaa
- the LOC124495798 gene encoding LOW QUALITY PROTEIN: uncharacterized protein LOC124495798 (The sequence of the model RefSeq protein was modified relative to this genomic sequence to represent the inferred CDS: deleted 1 base in 1 codon), whose protein sequence is MSSVLTENVVLVRTRSHDLNSVKKLNCWGCTLEDVSIVNRMPNVEVISLSINRIDTLKYFASCTLLQELYLRKNEIEDINEILHLSQLQFLKKLSLEDNPCTNVDNYRLTILKALPNLEFLDNVKVTAEELYQAEKLGRELIWPGTETVDDIGDEIIENTSGNVQYDMSRNYSETKSSYPVLYQEQVSNNSNNSSSSNSSNCQTVTLSNGLTQQQTNEQYHQQQQSSMNVGGYIDQQQLNNSGSSENGSTNSVINSSSSSSLYGNNNNTSTTNGNRNNYQPQPPPTPMMNGGNNSSSNLQHHLPQANIQKSASPNNNNHHNNKKTNMAKANSLSDYNIYSTNGNFRCSSPALSGNPYEPIEYGYENGQNILHNNNNNNTGQSSYYMPNVNSTRANLQSASSTSNREQQQQQRILPKGGRNRNANILSAVLCLIKELDYGSLEVVDTTIHCRMEEMED, encoded by the exons atgtcttcaGTGTTGACGGAAAATGTTGTACTTGTACGTACACGATCTCATGATTTGAATTCAGTGAAAAAACTTAATTGCTG GGGATGTACATTGGAAGATGTGTCTATCGTGAATCGAATGCCTAATGTTGAAGTTATTTCTTTATCTATAAATAGAATCGAtacattgaaatattttgcaTCATGTACATTGTTACAGGAATTGTatttaagaaaaaatgaaattgaagatATTAACGAAATTCTTCATCTATcacaattacaatttttgaagaaattatcattggaaGATAATCCATGTACcaatgttgataattatcGTTTGACCATACTTAAAGCATTGCCAAATTTAGAATTTCTGGATAATGTCAA AGTAACTGCTGAAGAATTATATCAAGCAGAAAAATTAGGTCGAGAATTAATATGGCCTGGAACGGAAACGGTGGACGATATtggtgatgaaattattgagAATACAAGTGGCAATGTCCAATATGATATGTCAAGAAATTATtcagaaacaaaatcatcgtATCCAGTTTTATATCAGGAACAAGTGTCCAATAATAGCAAtaatagcagcagcagtaacAGTAGTAATTGCCAAACAGTTACCTTAAGTAATGGATTGACacagcaacaaacaaatgaacaatatcatcaacaacagcaatcatCGATGAATGTTGGTGGAtatattgatcaacaacaattgaataatagTGGTAGTTCAGAAAATGGTAGC ACTAATTCTgtaatcaattcatcatcatcatcatcattgtatggtaacaataataatacatcCACAACGAATGGAAATCGTAATAATTATCagccacaaccaccaccaacaccgatgatgaatggtggtaataataGTTCATCGAACCTACAACATCATCTTCCACAGGCCAACATACAAAAATCGGCTagtccaaataataataatcatcataataataaaaagacaAACATGGCAAAAGCAAATTCTTTATCCGATTATAATATTTATAGTACAAATG GCAATTTCCGTTGTTCTTCGCCAGCCTTATCGGGAAATCCTTATGAGCCAATAGAATATGGTTAtgaaaatggacaaaatattctgcataataataataataataatactggtcaatcatcatattatatgCCTAATGTGAATTCTACACGTGCAAATCTACAAAGTgcttcatcaacatcaaatcgtgaacaacaacaacaacaacgaatattGCCTAAAGGCGGTAGAAATCGA AATGCCAATATTCTTTCAGCTGTACTTTGTCTAATCAAAGAACTTGATTATGGAAGCTTAGAAGTGGTTGATACAACCATACATTGTCGTATGGAAGAGATGGAAGATTGA